In Saccharothrix violaceirubra, the following are encoded in one genomic region:
- a CDS encoding ABC transporter ATP-binding protein — protein sequence MEDLVAGKSEAAARAVDVWKSYGTGEAAVTALGGVSVELDRGRFTAIMGPSGSGKSTLMHCLAGLDTIDSGDVWIGDTKVNGLRDKGLTELRRDRVGFIFQQFNLLPTLTAEENITLPLAIGGRKVDRAWFDLVVETVGLRDRLSHRPTQLSGGQQQRVACARALVSRPQVVFADEPTGNLDSRSGAEVLGFLRRSSTEFDQTIVMVTHDAVAASYADRVIFLADGRIVRELHHPTADAVLETMKNLDGDEELVVA from the coding sequence ATGGAGGACCTGGTGGCAGGCAAGAGCGAAGCGGCGGCAAGAGCCGTCGACGTGTGGAAGTCCTACGGCACGGGCGAAGCCGCGGTCACCGCCCTCGGCGGGGTGAGCGTGGAACTGGACCGCGGCCGGTTCACCGCGATCATGGGGCCGTCCGGCTCCGGCAAGTCGACGCTCATGCACTGCCTGGCCGGGTTGGACACGATCGACTCCGGTGACGTGTGGATCGGCGACACCAAGGTCAACGGCCTGCGCGACAAGGGCCTGACCGAACTGCGCCGCGACCGGGTCGGTTTCATCTTCCAGCAGTTCAACCTGCTGCCGACCCTCACCGCCGAGGAGAACATCACGCTGCCGCTCGCCATCGGCGGGCGCAAGGTCGACCGCGCGTGGTTCGACCTGGTCGTGGAGACGGTCGGTCTGCGCGACCGCCTCTCGCACCGGCCGACCCAGCTCTCCGGCGGCCAGCAGCAACGCGTGGCCTGCGCCCGCGCGCTGGTGTCCCGCCCGCAGGTCGTGTTCGCCGACGAGCCGACCGGCAACCTGGACTCGCGCTCCGGCGCCGAGGTGCTCGGCTTCCTGCGTCGCTCGTCCACCGAGTTCGACCAGACGATCGTCATGGTCACGCACGACGCGGTCGCGGCCTCTTATGCGGACCGCGTGATCTTCCTGGCCGACGGTCGCATCGTGCGCGAACTGCACCACCCCACGGCCGACGCCGTGCTGGAGACCATGAAGAACCTCGACGGCGACGAAGAACTGGTCGTGGCCTGA
- a CDS encoding FtsX-like permease family protein — protein sequence MFKATLKSLLSRKVRLLLSGLSVVLGVMFVSGSFVLTDTLDRSFKDLFSSAYSDVDVQVSVPSKVDGDSPDAALSGTLAPADLAKVQAVDGVDKAYGDVVGSARPIGSDGKVLTTSGAPRMGTAWRDGGREEFREGHAPRADDEVAVSAYVAKVGGYKVGQRIDVLTLEPRRSFTVSGIFGYPGGRDSLGGEMITAFTTPTAQKLLLGRKDAYSGITAEAKAGVAQDALRDRVQSALGDGVRVKTGTQLAKESADQVGEGLKFFNYILLGFAGIALFVGIFIILNTFSILVAQRTRELALLRAMGAGRGQMIGTVVLEAVVIGLVASVVGLGAGIGVGAALAQFFATFGGSSLTLAGLSVPSSAIISAFSVGLVVTVLAALLPALRASRIPPVAAMREAATPDRPLTRPTIAGAVLGALGGTGLVIGFDQGQLTLIMGGLVVSFVGVALLTPLISRPVVSVIGRLLSWSVPGLLGRRNSARNPRRTAITAAALMVGIALITGVSVVLTSATASLTKIADTQIKADLIISGENENSGGGGSFTAADMDRVAKTEGVRQSFGWYGDQVLLDGKPRFAGAMTDVPAMHTIFGMTAKEGTLGDVRAGQIGLTEEIATEQNLKVGSTARLQTTKGEERTYTVAFVYAKSTLLSGTVVVPTAVAAEFGRDRITDAFVRVADGADAGAVRKRIEPLFADNPEISVQDLSSYVKQQASQLDTVLVMIQILLALAILIAVLGVINTLALSVIERTRELGLLRAIGMRRAQVMRMITVESVVISVFGALLGLVVGTGLGFAAVRALKDQGVTDLSIPWSQLGGYLALAAVVGVVAAILPAIRAARLNVLQAISYE from the coding sequence ATGTTCAAGGCGACGCTCAAGAGCCTGCTGTCGCGCAAGGTCCGCCTGCTGCTGTCCGGCCTGTCGGTCGTGCTGGGCGTGATGTTCGTGTCCGGCTCGTTCGTGCTGACCGACACGCTCGACCGCTCGTTCAAGGACCTGTTCAGCTCGGCCTACAGCGACGTCGACGTGCAGGTCTCGGTGCCGTCCAAGGTCGACGGCGACAGCCCGGACGCCGCGTTGTCCGGCACGCTCGCGCCCGCGGACCTGGCCAAGGTCCAGGCCGTGGACGGGGTCGACAAGGCGTACGGCGACGTGGTCGGCTCGGCTCGGCCGATCGGCTCCGACGGCAAGGTGCTCACCACCTCCGGCGCCCCGCGCATGGGCACGGCCTGGCGCGACGGTGGCCGTGAGGAGTTCCGCGAGGGCCACGCCCCGCGCGCCGACGACGAGGTGGCGGTCTCCGCGTACGTCGCCAAGGTCGGCGGGTACAAGGTCGGGCAGCGCATCGACGTCCTCACCCTCGAACCGCGCAGGTCGTTCACCGTCTCGGGCATCTTCGGCTACCCCGGTGGCCGCGACTCGCTCGGCGGCGAGATGATCACCGCCTTCACCACGCCCACCGCGCAGAAGTTGTTGCTGGGCAGGAAGGACGCGTACTCCGGCATCACCGCCGAGGCCAAGGCCGGTGTGGCGCAGGACGCCCTGCGCGACCGCGTGCAGTCCGCGCTCGGCGACGGCGTGCGGGTCAAGACCGGCACCCAGTTGGCCAAGGAGTCGGCCGACCAGGTCGGCGAGGGCCTGAAGTTCTTCAACTACATCCTGCTGGGCTTCGCGGGCATCGCCTTGTTCGTGGGCATCTTCATCATCCTCAACACGTTCTCCATCCTCGTCGCGCAGCGCACCCGTGAACTGGCGCTGCTGCGGGCGATGGGCGCCGGCCGGGGCCAGATGATCGGCACGGTCGTGCTCGAAGCCGTGGTCATCGGCCTGGTCGCCTCGGTGGTCGGCCTGGGTGCCGGCATCGGTGTCGGCGCGGCCCTGGCGCAGTTCTTCGCCACGTTCGGCGGCAGCAGCCTCACGCTCGCCGGCCTGTCCGTGCCGTCGAGCGCGATCATCTCCGCGTTCTCGGTCGGTCTCGTGGTGACGGTGCTCGCCGCCCTGCTGCCCGCGCTGCGCGCCTCGCGCATCCCGCCGGTCGCCGCGATGCGCGAGGCCGCCACCCCCGACCGCCCGCTGACCCGGCCCACGATCGCCGGCGCCGTGCTCGGCGCGCTGGGCGGCACCGGCCTGGTGATCGGTTTCGACCAGGGGCAGCTGACGCTGATCATGGGCGGCCTGGTCGTGTCGTTCGTCGGCGTGGCCCTGCTGACGCCGCTGATCAGCCGACCGGTCGTGTCGGTGATCGGCCGACTGCTGTCGTGGTCGGTGCCGGGTCTGCTCGGCCGCCGCAACTCGGCCCGCAACCCGCGGCGCACGGCGATCACCGCCGCCGCGCTGATGGTCGGCATCGCGCTGATCACCGGCGTGAGCGTGGTCCTCACCTCCGCCACCGCGAGCCTGACCAAGATCGCCGACACCCAGATCAAGGCGGACCTGATCATCTCGGGCGAGAACGAGAACAGCGGCGGTGGCGGGTCGTTCACGGCCGCCGACATGGACCGGGTCGCGAAGACCGAAGGCGTGCGCCAGTCGTTCGGCTGGTACGGCGACCAGGTCCTGCTCGACGGCAAGCCCCGGTTCGCCGGTGCCATGACCGACGTGCCCGCCATGCACACGATCTTCGGCATGACCGCCAAGGAGGGCACGCTCGGCGACGTGCGGGCCGGCCAGATCGGCCTCACCGAGGAGATCGCCACCGAGCAGAACCTCAAGGTCGGCTCCACCGCCAGGCTCCAGACGACCAAGGGCGAGGAGCGCACGTACACCGTGGCGTTCGTCTACGCCAAGAGCACGCTGCTCAGCGGCACGGTCGTCGTGCCGACGGCGGTCGCCGCGGAGTTCGGCCGGGACCGGATCACCGACGCGTTCGTCCGGGTCGCCGACGGCGCCGACGCCGGTGCCGTGCGCAAGCGGATCGAGCCGCTGTTCGCCGACAACCCCGAGATCTCCGTGCAGGACCTCAGCTCGTACGTGAAGCAGCAGGCGTCGCAGCTGGACACGGTCCTGGTGATGATCCAGATCCTGCTGGCCCTGGCGATCCTCATCGCGGTGCTCGGCGTGATCAACACGCTGGCGCTGTCGGTGATCGAGCGGACCCGCGAACTGGGCCTGCTGCGGGCGATCGGCATGCGGCGGGCCCAGGTGATGCGCATGATCACCGTCGAGTCGGTGGTGATCTCGGTGTTCGGCGCGCTGCTGGGCCTCGTGGTCGGCACCGGCCTCGGCTTCGCCGCGGTGCGGGCGCTCAAGGACCAGGGCGTGACGGACCTGAGCATCCCGTGGTCCCAGCTCGGCGGGTACCTGGCGCTGGCCGCGGTGGTCGGCGTGGTCGCGGCGATCCTGCCCGCGATCCGCGCCGCGCGGCTCAACGTCCTGCAGGCCATCTCCTACGAGTGA
- the ispH gene encoding 4-hydroxy-3-methylbut-2-enyl diphosphate reductase — MAFPVVLLASPRSFCAGVERAVEIVERLLDQRGGPVHVRKQIVHNVHVVADLEARGAVFVDELDAVPDGATVVFSAHGVSPAVRAEARRRDLEVVDATCPLVTKVHAEARRFAARGDTVVLIGHADHEEVEGTFGEAPESTVVVATPEEVAALEVPDPDRVSYLTQTTLAVDEAAEVVAALRARFPRLKGPSSDDICYATTNRQEAVREVAGDADLVLVVGSANSSNSVRLVELARRQGVPAHLIDDASAIDPEWLRDVQVVGLSAGASAPPRLVDDVIAALGAWDVQVRETTRETIRFTLPGIVRRGDRG, encoded by the coding sequence ATGGCCTTCCCCGTTGTGCTGCTCGCCTCGCCCCGGTCGTTCTGCGCCGGTGTCGAGCGGGCGGTCGAGATCGTCGAGAGGCTGCTCGACCAGCGCGGCGGCCCCGTCCACGTGCGCAAGCAGATCGTGCACAACGTGCACGTCGTCGCCGACCTCGAGGCCCGGGGCGCGGTGTTCGTCGACGAACTCGACGCCGTGCCCGACGGCGCCACGGTCGTCTTCTCCGCGCACGGCGTCTCCCCCGCCGTCCGCGCCGAGGCACGCCGCCGGGACCTGGAGGTGGTCGACGCGACGTGCCCGCTGGTCACCAAGGTCCACGCCGAGGCACGCCGGTTCGCCGCACGCGGCGACACCGTGGTCCTCATCGGCCACGCCGACCACGAAGAGGTCGAGGGCACGTTCGGCGAGGCACCGGAGAGCACCGTGGTCGTCGCGACCCCGGAGGAGGTGGCCGCGCTGGAGGTCCCCGACCCGGACCGGGTCTCCTACCTGACCCAGACCACGCTCGCCGTCGACGAGGCGGCCGAGGTCGTCGCCGCGCTCCGGGCCCGGTTCCCCCGGCTGAAAGGCCCGTCGTCCGACGACATCTGCTACGCCACGACCAACCGCCAGGAGGCCGTCCGCGAGGTGGCCGGGGACGCCGACCTCGTGCTGGTGGTCGGCTCGGCGAACTCGTCCAACTCGGTCCGCCTGGTCGAACTCGCCCGCCGCCAGGGCGTGCCCGCGCACCTGATCGACGACGCGTCCGCGATCGACCCGGAGTGGTTGCGCGACGTGCAGGTCGTCGGGTTGAGCGCCGGCGCGTCCGCGCCGCCGAGGCTGGTCGACGACGTGATCGCGGCGCTGGGCGCGTGGGACGTGCAGGTCCGCGAGACCACCCGCGAGACCATCCGGTTCACGCTGCCCGGCATCGTGCGCCGGGGCGACCGGGGTTGA
- a CDS encoding family 2 encapsulin nanocompartment cargo protein polyprenyl transferase produces the protein MTDLDVTPARRGAREVLSWSRRGVDPALRAAVDRLPAAMRDVAGYHFGWWDENGRVVGADAGKAIRPALVLLSARAVGGSAEEAMPAAVAVELVHNFSLLHDDVMDGDRTRRHRPTAWTVFGVNTAILAGDALLTLALDVLAASGHPCAQRAIRVLSAAVQSLLGGQSSDLAFEERRSVAVAECVRMAELKTGALLGASCELGALYGEGAPERVAHLRAFGDRLGLAFQFVDDLLGIWGDPGVTGKPVHSDLANRKKSLPVVAALASDTPAGRSLDALYHAAEPLSADDLARAATLIEAAGARAWSRERADTLLAQARAHLDAAGPERDPAEELTALARLVADRDH, from the coding sequence ATGACCGATCTCGACGTGACACCCGCGCGCCGCGGCGCGCGCGAGGTGCTCAGCTGGAGCCGCCGCGGGGTCGACCCGGCCCTGCGCGCGGCCGTCGACCGACTGCCCGCCGCGATGCGCGACGTCGCCGGCTACCACTTCGGCTGGTGGGACGAGAACGGCCGGGTCGTCGGCGCGGACGCGGGCAAGGCGATCCGGCCCGCCCTGGTGCTGCTGTCCGCACGGGCCGTCGGCGGCAGCGCCGAGGAAGCCATGCCCGCGGCCGTCGCTGTGGAGCTGGTGCACAACTTCTCGTTGCTGCACGACGACGTGATGGACGGCGACCGCACCCGCCGGCACCGGCCGACGGCGTGGACGGTGTTCGGCGTCAACACCGCGATCCTGGCCGGCGACGCCCTGCTGACCCTGGCGCTGGACGTGCTCGCGGCCAGTGGCCACCCCTGCGCGCAGCGGGCGATCCGGGTGCTGAGCGCGGCCGTGCAGTCGTTGCTCGGCGGGCAGAGTTCCGATCTCGCGTTCGAGGAACGCCGGTCGGTCGCGGTCGCCGAGTGCGTGCGGATGGCCGAGCTGAAGACCGGCGCGCTGCTCGGCGCCTCGTGCGAGTTGGGCGCGCTGTACGGCGAGGGCGCACCCGAGCGGGTCGCGCACCTGCGGGCGTTCGGCGACCGGTTGGGGCTGGCGTTCCAGTTCGTCGACGACCTGCTGGGCATCTGGGGCGATCCCGGGGTGACCGGCAAGCCCGTCCACTCGGACCTGGCCAACCGCAAGAAGTCGCTGCCGGTGGTCGCGGCGCTCGCGTCGGACACCCCGGCCGGGCGGTCGCTGGACGCGCTGTACCACGCGGCCGAACCGCTGTCGGCCGACGACCTGGCCCGGGCCGCGACGTTGATCGAGGCCGCCGGTGCCCGCGCGTGGAGCCGGGAACGCGCCGACACGCTGCTCGCCCAGGCCCGCGCCCACCTCGACGCCGCCGGTCCCGAACGCGATCCGGCCGAGGAGCTGACGGCCCTCGCCCGGTTGGTCGCCGACCGCGACCACTGA
- a CDS encoding family 2B encapsulin nanocompartment shell protein gives MTVTDPGHSVAEAVEDQRRALGTAAARNLASTTKSTPQMQGISPRWLLRQLPWVRTDAGTYRVNRRLSYAIGDGRVTFTGTGSDIRVVPQELRELPALRDLADDALLDALANRFEQREFGVGDVLVEAGRPADEVFLVAHGKVNKIGAGEYGDQTVLDVLADGDHFGDESLAGEDERWEYTVKAVTPVIVLVLPWGVVEGVAADVVRAHARAVEQGRAKPQNKHGEAAIDIAAGHTGEPDLPLTFVDYELAPREYQLEVAQTVLRVHTRVADLFNKPMNQTEQQLKLTVEALRERQEHEMLNNPRIGLLHNADLKQRIHTRGGPPTPDDLDELLSRRRKTRFMLAHPRAIAAFGREVTRRGLYPNVIDVEGTRVMTWRGVPLLPSDKIPITSQGTSSILAMRVGEDDQGVVGLHQTGIPDEYEPGLSVRFTGIDEKAIISYLVTAYYSVAVLVPDALGVLEHVEVGRY, from the coding sequence GTGACCGTGACAGACCCCGGCCACTCCGTCGCAGAGGCCGTCGAGGACCAGCGGCGTGCCCTCGGCACGGCGGCGGCCCGGAACCTGGCGTCGACCACCAAGTCCACGCCCCAGATGCAGGGCATCTCGCCCCGGTGGCTGCTGCGGCAGCTGCCGTGGGTGCGCACCGACGCCGGTACGTACCGGGTCAACCGCCGGCTGAGCTACGCGATCGGCGACGGCCGCGTGACGTTCACCGGCACCGGCTCGGACATCCGGGTCGTCCCCCAGGAGCTGCGCGAGCTGCCGGCGTTGCGCGACCTCGCCGACGACGCGCTGCTCGACGCGCTCGCCAACCGGTTCGAGCAGCGCGAGTTCGGCGTCGGCGACGTGCTCGTCGAGGCCGGCCGCCCGGCCGACGAGGTGTTCCTCGTCGCGCACGGCAAGGTCAACAAGATCGGCGCGGGCGAGTACGGCGACCAGACCGTGCTCGACGTGCTCGCCGACGGCGACCACTTCGGCGACGAATCGCTCGCGGGCGAGGACGAGCGGTGGGAGTACACCGTCAAGGCGGTCACCCCGGTGATCGTGCTGGTGCTGCCGTGGGGCGTGGTCGAGGGCGTGGCCGCCGACGTGGTGCGCGCGCACGCGCGGGCCGTCGAGCAGGGGCGGGCCAAACCGCAGAACAAGCACGGCGAGGCCGCGATCGACATCGCGGCCGGCCACACGGGCGAGCCCGACCTGCCCCTGACCTTCGTCGACTACGAGCTGGCGCCGCGCGAGTACCAGCTCGAGGTGGCGCAGACGGTGCTGCGGGTCCACACCCGCGTCGCCGACCTGTTCAACAAGCCGATGAACCAGACCGAGCAGCAGTTGAAGTTGACCGTCGAGGCCCTGCGCGAACGCCAGGAGCACGAGATGCTCAACAACCCGCGCATCGGGCTGCTGCACAACGCGGACCTCAAGCAGCGCATCCACACCCGCGGCGGTCCGCCGACGCCCGACGACCTCGACGAGCTGCTGTCCCGGCGGCGCAAGACCCGGTTCATGCTGGCCCATCCGCGCGCGATCGCGGCGTTCGGCCGCGAGGTGACCCGGCGCGGTCTGTACCCGAACGTGATCGACGTGGAGGGGACGCGGGTCATGACGTGGCGCGGCGTGCCGCTGCTGCCGTCGGACAAGATCCCGATCACGTCGCAGGGCACGAGTTCGATCCTGGCCATGCGCGTGGGCGAGGACGACCAGGGCGTCGTCGGCCTGCACCAGACCGGCATCCCCGACGAGTACGAGCCGGGCCTGAGCGTCCGGTTCACCGGCATCGACGAGAAGGCGATCATCTCCTACCTCGTCACCGCCTACTACTCGGTGGCCGTCCTGGTGCCGGACGCGTTGGGCGTGCTGGAACACGTGGAGGTCGGCCGCTACTGA
- a CDS encoding family 2B encapsulin nanocompartment shell protein, whose product MTVTDSLTPDVENEQPRLSLGTAAARNLATTTKSVPQMQGITSRWLLKVLPWVEASGGAYRVNRRLSYAIGDGRLSFTNVGAEVSVVPQELVELPLLRDFDDVEALTALARRFRQREYEVGQVIVEEGRPKNEVFLIAHGKVDKIGAGEYGDQTVLDVLATGGYFGDQVLAGPQGEWEYTVKAVTPVIVLSLSWDDFEQLNGEAGALRSHIQRAYSRGVKKQNVHGEAEIDIASGHDGEPDLPGTYVDYELAPREFELSVAQTVLRVHSRVADLYNQPMNQVEQQLRLTIEALRERQEYEMVNNREFGLLHQADLKQRIHTRSGPPTPDDLDELLATVWKQPTAFLAHPKVIAAFGRECSKRGIYPSNVDLGGNQVPAWRGVPLLPCSKLEISSKRTSSIMLLRAGEDNQGVIGLHQTGLPDEYQPGLSVRFMNVDEKAIISYLVSAYYSTAVLVPDALGVLENVQLGRED is encoded by the coding sequence GTGACTGTGACCGATTCGCTCACCCCGGACGTGGAGAACGAGCAGCCGAGGCTGAGCCTCGGTACGGCGGCGGCCCGGAATCTGGCGACGACGACCAAGTCCGTCCCCCAGATGCAGGGCATCACCTCCCGGTGGCTGCTCAAGGTCCTGCCCTGGGTCGAGGCGTCGGGCGGCGCGTACCGCGTCAACCGCCGGCTCAGCTACGCGATCGGCGACGGCCGGCTGAGTTTCACCAACGTCGGCGCGGAGGTCAGCGTCGTACCCCAGGAACTCGTCGAACTCCCGCTGCTGCGCGACTTCGACGACGTGGAGGCGTTGACCGCGCTCGCCCGCCGCTTCCGGCAGCGCGAGTACGAGGTCGGCCAGGTGATCGTCGAGGAGGGCCGACCGAAGAACGAGGTCTTCCTCATCGCGCACGGCAAGGTCGACAAGATCGGCGCGGGCGAGTACGGCGACCAGACCGTGCTCGACGTCCTGGCCACCGGCGGCTACTTCGGCGACCAGGTGCTCGCCGGCCCGCAGGGCGAGTGGGAGTACACCGTCAAGGCGGTGACCCCGGTGATCGTCCTGTCGCTGTCGTGGGACGACTTCGAGCAGCTCAACGGCGAGGCGGGCGCGCTGCGGTCGCACATCCAGCGGGCGTACTCGCGGGGCGTGAAGAAGCAGAACGTCCACGGCGAGGCCGAGATCGACATCGCCTCCGGCCACGACGGCGAACCCGACCTGCCCGGCACCTACGTCGACTACGAGCTGGCGCCGCGCGAGTTCGAGCTGAGCGTCGCCCAGACCGTGCTGCGCGTGCACAGCCGCGTCGCCGACCTCTACAACCAGCCGATGAACCAGGTCGAGCAGCAGTTGCGGCTGACCATCGAGGCCCTGCGCGAACGCCAGGAGTACGAGATGGTCAACAACCGCGAGTTCGGCCTGCTCCACCAGGCCGACCTCAAGCAGCGCATCCACACCCGCAGCGGCCCGCCGACCCCCGACGACCTCGACGAGCTGCTGGCCACGGTGTGGAAGCAGCCCACCGCGTTCCTGGCCCACCCCAAGGTGATCGCCGCGTTCGGCCGTGAGTGCTCCAAGCGCGGCATCTACCCGTCGAACGTCGACCTCGGCGGCAACCAGGTGCCCGCGTGGCGCGGCGTGCCGCTGCTGCCGTGCAGCAAGCTGGAGATCTCCTCGAAGCGGACCAGCTCGATCATGCTGCTGCGCGCGGGCGAGGACAACCAGGGCGTCATCGGCCTGCACCAGACCGGCCTGCCGGACGAGTACCAGCCCGGCCTGTCCGTGCGCTTCATGAACGTCGACGAGAAGGCGATCATCTCCTACCTCGTCAGCGCCTACTACTCGACGGCCGTGCTGGTGCCCGACGCGCTCGGCGTGTTGGAGAACGTCCAGCTCGGCCGCGAGGACTGA